Proteins encoded by one window of Microcebus murinus isolate Inina chromosome 2, M.murinus_Inina_mat1.0, whole genome shotgun sequence:
- the LOC105878779 gene encoding NTF2-related export protein 2-like: MDKRRQALTRLYLDKATLIWNGNVVTGLEALTNFFEMLPSSEFQVNMLDCQPVHEQAAQSQTTVLVVTSGTVKFDGNKQHYFNQSFLLTAQSTPNNTVWKIASDCFRFQDWATS; the protein is encoded by the coding sequence ATGGATAAAAGAAGACAGGCACTAACCAGGCTGTATCTGGACAAGGCCACTTTAATATGGAATGGAAATGTTGTTACAGGGCTGGAAGCCCTAACTAATTTTTTTGAGATGTTGCCTTCTAGTGAGTTCCAGGTCAACATGTTAGATTGCCAACCAGTTCATGAGCAAGCTGCCCAGTCTCAGACTACAGTTCTTGTTGTGACCAGTGGAACTGTGAAGTTTGATGGAAACAAACAACACTACTTCAACCAGAGCTTCCTGCTGACTGCTCAGTCCACTCCTAACAACACTGTATGGAAGATTGCGAGTGATTGCTTCCGTTTTCAAGATTGGGCTACTAGTTAA